Sequence from the Flavobacterium sp. TR2 genome:
TACCGAAACCGCTGTCCAAACGGTAATCGTTAAAGACACCCAAAAACCTTCAATTAATTGCCCTTCATTAGTTGTGGTTTCAGCTGATGCAAATTCATGTTCAGCGACAGGAGTTGCTTTAGGGGCGCCGACAGTATCGGATAACTGTACAGGAACTGTAACGGTAACAAATGATGCGCCGTCAAGTTTTTCAATCGGAAATACAACAGTTACTTGGACAGCCACAGATGCTGGCGGAAATACAGAGACTTGTACCCAAACGGTTAAAGTAATCGGGTCTATTGAAGCAAATGATGATACAATATCTTCATCTAATGGAGCCCTTGGAGGAACTGTTATTGCTAATATTTTTGATAATGATATTTTAAATTGCAATAAAGTAAACATAAGCGATATTGATGTAGCATTAACTGGTTCTTTACCTTCAGTATTAAATTTCAACAATGCAGATGGTGCAGTTTCAGTTAAGCCAAATACACCAACTGGCACTTATACTTTTGATTATTCAATTTGTGAAATTGCTAATAGCGGAAATTGTAATTCGGCGACTGTAACAATTAAAATAGTGAATGATTTAATTGCCGTTAATGATAATTTTGGAACAAAATCTTCAGGAACGTCAGCGACGATTATCGGAAATGTAAAAAGCAACGATACTTTAGACGGAGCATTTGTTACTTCTGGAAATACAGTTGTTACCGCAAATTCATCAGGCCCATTGAGCGTTGATGCAAACGGAGATGTTACTCTCGCAGCCAACACGCCAAGCGGAACATATAGTATTGCCTACGTAATCTGCGAGAAAAATGCAAATCCTGCGAACTGCAAAACAGCAACAGCAGAGGTTAAAGTTGTAAACGCAATAGAGGCAGTAGAAGATATTATTACTCCAGTAAACGGAAATATTGGAGGAACAACAATATCATTAGTAGAAAATGATACGCTAAATGGTGATAAAGTAACAATTGGAACTAATTCAGGAGAAGTGACGATAAATATTGTCGGCACTTTACCATCTGGACTAACATTAAATCCATCTGGAACTATTACAGTAGCTCAAGGAACTCCAAAAGGAAATTATAGTGTAGAATATATAATTTGCGAGGTCGGAGCAGTTCCAACAAACTGCGATTCAGTAATTGTGACTGTGCCAGTAACAGCAGGAAACCTTGTGGCAAACGAAGATGTCATACCTTCAGTTTTAGGATCGAATGTTCCTCAGACATTAGGCAAAAACGTTTTTGACAATGACACAAAAAACTCGCAGCCGTTAAATCCTTCAGATGTAACGCTGAAAACTACAGCGGCAGATCCAAAAGGATATTTGACTCTTGATGCAAATGGAAACATTGTTCTGGGAGCAAATCCGCCAGCGGGAGATTATGAGCTGACTTATGAAATCTGCGAGAAATTAAATCCTGACAACTGCAGTTCAAATAAAGTGAAAGTAACAGTTGGCACGCCAATAATCGATGCAGTTGAAGATGTGATCGCTTCTATAAATGGAAATATTGGAGGCACAACAATTTCATTGGCAGCAAATGACAAATTAAACGGAAGTCCAATAACAGTTGGAACAGCAGCGGGAGAAGTTAAGTTTGAAATCATCGGAACTCTTCCATCAGGACTTACGCTAAATGCAGACCATACAATTACTGTTGCGCCAAATACGCCAAAAGGAAATTATAATGTAGAATATAAAATCTGCGAAAATACGAATCCAACAAACTGCGATTCAGTAATTGTGACTGTGCCAGTAACAGGAGGAAATCTTGTGGCGAATGAAGATGTCGTACCTTCAGTTTTAGGATCGAATATCCCTCAGACATTAGGCAAAAACGTTTTTGATAATGACACAAAAAACTCGCAGCCGTTAAATCCTTCAGATGTAACGCTGAAAACGACAGCGGCAGATCTAAAAGGATATTTGACTCTTGATGCAAATGGAAACATTGTTCTGGGAGCAAATCCGCCAGCGGGAGATTATGAGCTGACTTATGAAATCTGCGAGAAATTAAATCCGGACAACTGCAGTTCAAATAAAGTGAAAGTAACAGTCGGAACGCCAATAATCGATGCAGTTGAAGATGTGATCGCTTCGATAAACGGAAACATCGGAGGCACAACAATTTCATTGGCAGCAAATGACAAATTAAACGGAAGTTCAATAACAGTTGGAACAGCAGCGGGAGAAGTTAAGTTTGAAATTATCGGAACCCTTCCATCGGGACTTACGCTAAATGCAGACCATACGATTACTGTTGCGCCAAATACGCCAAAAGGAAATTATAATGTAGAATATAAAATCTGCGAAAATACGAATCCAACAAACTGCGATTCAGTAATTGTGACTGTGCCAGTAACAGCAGGAAACCTTGTGGCGAATGAAGATCTTGTGCCATCAGTAGTTGGAGTAAACATTCCGCAAAAAGTGATCAACGTTTTTGAAAATGATACTAAAAACGGAAATAAATTAGTGCCATCAGATGTAGATCTTAAAGTGACCCAAGCAGATCCAAAAGGATATTTGACTGTAGACGTAGACGGAAATGTTGTGCTAGCACCTAATGCTCCTGCAGGAGATTATGAATTGACATACACAATCTGTGAAAAATTAAATCCAGATAATTGCAGTTCAAATGCTGTAAAAGTTACGGTAACAGAACCAAAAATGACAGTAATAGCAAACAGTTATTGTTCAAACAACGTTCCTTATGTAAACTATACGGTTACGCCAGATAATTTTACAACAAACAATCTATTGACAGTTAAATGGATTGATAGCAATAATAATGTTGTGGCAACACAGGTTAATCTGCCATTAAGCGGCAATATTTTATGGCCTGGAGCAGAAATCGACACTAAACAAAATGGAACAGATTGGCCAGGATGGATTTTAAATAACGGAATATGGTCAGAAGGGGCGGACGGATTTGAGGCTACCAGAAATGGAGTAAAAATGGAGTTTTCATTAAATCCAACCGTTACTGTTGCTGTTGCTTATCCGCCTGCGACGCCAGATTGTAATGCGCGTCCAACATTTAACATAAAAGCCAATAACGACGAAGCAGGACCTATAAATGTGAAAAAAGGAGCAAATGCTGCGATTAATATTTTTGAAAATGACTTATTAAATGGAGCAAAATTGAAGGCTTCAGATGTTATTTTATCGGTTCCAGTTGTTCATCCAAATATTACGTTGAATGCAGACGGTTCAATCAACATTGCAGCAAATACTGCAGATGGAGTTTACGAATTGACATATCAGATTTGTGAAGCTGCAAATACATCAAATTGCAGTCAGGCGGTAATTAAGATTACGGTTAACAATGTTGTAGATCCAATTGTGCCAACTGAAAACAAAATCACACTAAACAACGACAATGATGTTAGCGTCGACGGAGTTAATGGTTCATTAGAATTTGTAAATGTTTTAGATAATGATTTGATAAACGGACAGCCAATAAATCCGGCAGATGTTGTGGTTAAACCTTTAACAGAAAGCCCATATTTTGAATGGAATGCAGACGGAACAGTAAGCGTTAAGCCAAACACACCAGGAGGAAATTATCCGTTAACTTATCAGGTTTGCGAAAAAGCGAATGGAACAAACTGTTCAATAGCAGTATTAAATGTTTTTGTTGAAGTGCCAGTTATTTCAGTTATCAAAACAGCAGTTTTCAATGACGAAAATAAGAGCGGTTTTGCAAATGCAGGAGAAACCATTACATACAAATTTACAGTAACCAATACAGGGAATGTGCCTCTTGCTGGAATCACAATAAATGATCCATTGCCAGGAGTTGTAGTCTCAGGACAGGCAATTAATTTGGGTGTAAATGAATCTAACGAAACGAATTTCACGGCAGTTTACAAAATCACTCAAGAAGATATTAACCGAGGCAGTGTGAGCAATCAGGCAACTGTAAAAGGAAGCAGTGCAAGAGGGGTTGTAGTCGAAGATCAGTCAGACGATGCAAGCAATAGCGGAGACAATCCAACAGTCTTAGACTTAAACGGCTGTTCTATCAAAGTAATGAATGCTTTCTCTCCAAATGGAGACAATAAGAATGCAAGATTTTATATAAGAGGAATAGAATGTTACCCAGATAATACAGTTGAAATTTATAACCGTTGGGGAGTTTTAGTTTTCAATATTGATCAGTATAACAATAATGATCGGGTTTTTATTGGATATTCTAACGGACGTTCTACAATCAAGCAAGCAGATGGTCTTCCGGTTGGAACTTACTACTATATCTTGAAATACAAAGACAACGCTCAGCAGTCTCACCAAGAATCTGGATACTTATACCTTAATAAATAAAAATAGACTGCGGCTTAGTTCAAGCTAAGCCGTTTTAAAGCTTAATAAATGAAAAAATTAATTTTAGTTTTTATGTTTTTTTCGATTGTGTCAAACGCGCAGCAAGATGCGCAGTACACACAATATATGTACAACACAATCGAAGTCAATCCAGCGTATGCAGGTTCACGTGGAGCTTTAAGCGTTTTTGGTTTGTATCGTACACAATGGATTGGATTAGACGGAGCGCCAGAAACGAGTACATTTTCTGTTAATACACCTTTGCGAAATAGCGATTTAGGACTTGGAGTGTCTTTGGTAAATGATAAAATCGGGCCAACTGTAGAAAATACTTTATCGGCAGATTTGTCGTATACCATTCCAACGTCAGAATCATGGAAATTATCTTTTGGAATAAAAGGAACTGCCAATCTTTTCAATATCGATATTAATAAATTAAGCTATGAAGATCAGGATGATCCGCAGTTCCAGAATCTTAAAAATAAATTTTCGCCAAATGTAGGAGCTGGAATTTATTATCATTCAGATAGAGCTTACATCGGATTATCGGTTCCTAATTTCATAGAAACAAACCGATATGATTCAGACGATGTGGCAATTTTCAAAGAAAAAATCAATTATTATTTAATAGCAGGTTATGTATTTAATCTCGATCGTTTAGAATACATCAAATTCAAACCAGCTTTAATGGCCAAAATGGTAGAAGGAGCACCTTTGCAAGTTGATGTTTCAGGAAATTTCATGTTTAATGACAAATTTGTTTTGGGACTTGCTTACCGTTGGAGCGCATCTGTCAGCGCAATGGCAGGATTTCAAGTCACAAAAGGAATGTACATAGGGTATGGTTACGATCATGAAACTACACAATTAAGAAAATACAATTCTGGATCGCACGAGATTTTCTTAAGATTCGAATTCTTTAATAATTATAATAAAATGATATCCCCAAGATTCTTTTAATACAACCTATGAAAGCTATAAAATTAATTTTAATCTTTTTACTGTCTAGTTTTATTTCAAATGTGACTGCGCAAAATCCATTCACAACGATGAACATAAAATACGCAGACAAAAAATACGAAGAGTACGCTTACGCGGATGCAATAAAAGTTTACGAGAATTTAGTAAATGACCAGACTACCGACCAAGGAATAATTCAGCGTTTGGCAAATTCATATTACTTTAATGGCGAATTAAAAAGCGCACTAAAATGGTACGAACAATTATTTGTAATAAACGAAAACCAAGAAGCTGAATATTTGTATCGATATGCGCAATCATTAAAATCAGCGGGAGATTATCGCAAGTCGGATGAGATTTTGCAGAAATTCAATCAAAAAGCAACATCAGAAAAAAGAGCAGATCTAATCAGAAATGATAAAAACTATTTAGAAGACATAAAAGAAAACTCAGGCCGATTTCAAATAGCCGATGCGGGAGTTAATTCTAGATATTCAGATTACGGAAGCGTTGTTTACAACAACAAAATAGTTTTTACTTCTGCGCGCGATACGGGCGGGGTTGTGAAAGCCAATTTTCAATGGACAAACAGATCGTTTTCAAGACTGTACACAGCCGATTTAATGCCAGATGGAAGCGTTGGAATCCCACAGCTTTTAGTAAAAAGAAAAAAAGATAATTTTAATGAATCAAGTCCGATTTTTACAAAAGATGGACGCACGATGTACTTTACCCGTAATAATTTTACAGATGGTAAACGACGAAGCAACGATAAAAATGTAACGCTTCTAAAATTATACAAAGCAGAACTTATAGATAATGAATGGCAAAATGTAAAAGAACTTCCATTCAACAGTGACCAATACAGCACTGCGCATCCAGCTCTAAGCCCTGACGAAAAAACATTGTATTTTGCATCAGATATGCCAGGAACGTTAGGGCAGTCGGATATTTACAAAGTTGCAATCAATGAAGACGGAACTTTCGGAGCGCCCCAAAATCTTGGGCCAGCAATTAATACAGAAGCAAGAGAAACCTTTCCGTTCATTTCTGAAGATAACGAACTGTATTTTGCGTCTGACGGACGTCCAGGCTTGGGCGGATTGGATATTTTTGCTTCCCGTATAAAAGTAAACGGAACCTATGATGAAGTTTTAAATGTCGGCGAACCTGTAAACAGCAAACAAGACGATTTTGCTTTTAGTATTGACAGTAAAAGCAGAAGCGGTTATTTTTCTTCAAATAGAGAAAACGGACAAGGTTTAGATGATATTTACAGATTTACAGAGACAAAAAGATTAATCTGCGAACAAAATTTGTCAGGAACAGTTACCGACGCAGAAACAAACGAGATATTAGCCAATACCGCACTGACTTTGTTTAATGAAAAATTTGATCCAGTTGGAACAATCACTACAGATGAAAAAGGAAGTTATATTTTTCCCGATTTAAGATGTGGTAAAAAATACACCATCAGAACTGCTAGAACAGATTATAATGCTAAAGAAGTTGTAGTAGCTATCCTTAAAGAAAAAGGCGAAACGACTCAAATGATTGCATTAAACAAAGTGTTTAAACCACTTACGGCAAAAACTGTAGCAATCAAAAAAGTAACTATAAGTCCAGTAAAAGTTGGTTCGATAAGAGTAGGAGTAGATATTGCAAAACTGTTAAATCTGCCTATGAACTTCTTTGATTTGGGTAAAGCAACAATCAAAAAAACATCAGAACCGCAATTAATGAAAGTGGTAAATCTTTTAAATGAATATCCAACTATGAAGCTAGATATTCGTTCGCACACAGATAGCCGTTCTTCTTCAGAAAGCAATCAGATTCTTTCAGAAAAAAGAGCACAGTCAACCAAAAATTGGCTGATTCAAAAAGGAATCGGTACAGACAGATTGACCGCCAAAGGTTATGGAGAAACCCAATTAGTAAATAAATGCGCTGACGGAGTAAAATGCTCCGAAAAAGAACACATGAAAAATCGACGAAGCGAGTTTATCATTGTATCGATGTAAAACAACTTCATTATAAATTATAAATCCCCTTTTCTAAATTTTAGAGAAGGGGTTTTCGTTTTGAAATAATCCCTACGGGATACTATTTTGTGGTGTATTTTTTTCTGCCAAGTATGTAGCTCCTAACGGAGTTGCTTTTGAATTAAACATAATTTATGAAATAACTCCGTTAGGAGTTACATATTGGTAACGTTAAAAAATCTAATTTTCCTCAAAAAACAATTCCAAACAAATTCATTATTTGCACTATAATTTTGAAAATGTAAATTTTGATGTATAATGTTTAAAATGAATTGGTTATGTTTTTAAAAAATCGATTTCGTTGCAAATTGTGTTGGTTTTTGTTTTAACTTTATAAATCTAAAAATTTTTCATTATGACTGTAGATCAAATACTTAAAGCAAAAGGAAGAAATGTTTATTCTATTTTCTCCAATTTAACGGTTTATGATGCGTTAAAAGTTATGGGAGAAAAAAACATTGGGGCAATTTTGGTTATGGATGATAATATTTTAAAAGGAATATTATCCGAGAGAGATTACGCCCGAAAAATTGTACTGAAAGATAAATCTTCAAAAGAAACTTTTGTTCATGAGATTATGGAAAGTCATGTTTTTACAGTAAAACTTTCAGATAATCTTGAAGATTGTATGGAACTTATGAGCGAAAAGAGAATAAGACACCTGCCTGTTCTGGAAGAAGGAACTGTGGTTGGAGTCATTTCTATAAGCGATGTAGTGAAGGCAATTATAGAAATTCAGAAAGACACCATCAACCATTTGAATTCTTATATTTCTCAATAAAGCATACCTAAAAACGATAAAAATTTAAAATGAGTCCAATTCTATTGGGCTTTTTTTATTTATTAGGATAGATTTTAATAAAAGAAAATCCTAAAAAGACGCCTTTTTAAAACAAGACTTATATCTTTGTAAGCTAGAATAAAAGCTAAAAAACAATGAACAAAGAGAGTAAAAGAAGAGAAGCGTTACTGTATCATGCAGAACCAACTCCAGGAAAAATTCAGGTAGTTCCAACAAAAAAATATGCAACCCAGAGAGACTTATCATTGGCCTATTCGCCAGGAGTTGCAGAACCTTGTTTAGAAATCGCAGCAAACAAAGAAGATGTTTATAAATACACTGCAAAAGGAAATCTAGTAGCCGTAATTTCAAATGGTACAGCTGTTTTAGGACTTGGAAATATTGGACCAGAAGCGGGAAAACCTGTAATGGAAGGAAAAGGTTTATTGTTTAAAATTTTCTCTGACATTGATGTTTTTGATATCGAAATCGACACAGAAAATGTTGAAGAATTTATTCAGACCGTAAAAAATATTGCTCCAACATTTGGAGGTATTAATCTTGAAGATATCAAAGCTCCAGAATCTTTTGAAATAGAAAGAAGACTGATTGAAGAATTGGATATCCCAGTAATGCACGACGACCAGCACGGAACAGCAATTATATCTTCTGCAGCTTTAATTAATGCGCTTGAATTGGCAGGTAAAAAAGCTGAAGATGTAAAAATGGTAGTTTCAGGTGCAGGATCTGCTGCAATTGCTTGTACAGACTTATATGTTTCGCTTGGAGTAAAAGTAGAGAACATTTTAATGTACAACAGTAAAGGACTTTTAACTAAAGATAACCCATCGTTATCAGATTTACAGTTAAAGTATGCTATTGATGGCGCTAAAATTCCATTGGACGAAGCCGTAAAAGGTGCTGATGTTTTCATCGGATTGTCTTCAGGAGACATTTTGAGTCCAGAAATGTTATTGACAATGTCACATAATCCGATTGTTTTTGCAATGGCAAATCCAAATCCGGAAATCGACTATAATTTGGCCGTAGAGACGAGAAAAGATGTTATTATGGCGACAGGACGTTCAGATTTTCCTAATCAGGTAAACAACGTTTTAGGTTTTCCTTATATCTTTAGAGGAGCTTTAGACGTAAGAGCGACAAAAATTAACGAAGAAATGAAAATGGCGGCTGTAAAAGCCTTAGCTATTTTGGCAAAAGAACCGGTTCCAGAGCAGGTAAACGTAGCTTACGGTGCGACAAAGCTAGGTTTTGGCCAAGAATATATCATTCCTAAACCATTCGATCCTAGATTGATCACTGTTGTGGCGCCTGCAGTAGCAAGAGCGGCAATGGAATCTGGAGTAGCAAAAAATCCTATTACAGACTGGGCCGCTTACGAAGATGTGCTTCGCGAACGTATGGGTAACGATAACAAAATGGTGCGTTTGATTACAAACCGCGCCAAAGTAGATCCAAAAAGAATTGTTTTTGCAGAGGCAGACCAATTAAACGTTTTAAAAGCAGCTCAAATTGTTTATGAAGACGGAATCGGATTCCCAATTTTGTTAGGAAACAAAGAACAGATTTTGGAGCTGAAGGCAGAACTTGGTTTTGATGCCGATCTCGAAATCATTGACCCTAAAACAGACGAAGAAGCAGAAAGACGCAACAAATTTGCAAAATCATTTTGGGAAGCAAGAGGACGAAGAGGCGTTTCTAAATTGGATGCAGAAAAATTCATGCGCGAAAGAAACTATTTTGCAGCAATGATGGTCAATGAAGGAGAAGCAGATGCATTGGTAACAGGCTACTCAAGAAGCTATCCTTCAGTTGTAAAACCTATGATGCAGTTAATTCCAAAAGCACAAAATGCTTCACTTATTGCAACTGCAAACATGATGCTTACTTCTCGCGGACCAATGTTTTTATCAGACACTGCAATAAATATTAATCCATCTGCACAAGATTTGATTAATATTGCGATTATGACTGCAAAAACAGCAAGAATGTTCGGAATTGAGCCTGTTATTGCAATGGTTTCGTTCTCAAACTTTGGATCTTCAACTAGCGAGAGTGCTTCAAAAGTTAGAGAAGCAGTAGCTTATTTGCATAAAAACCATCCAGAATTAATTGTTGACGGAGAAATTCAGGCAGACTTTGCTTTAAATCCAGAAATGCTTCAAGAGAAGTTTCCATTCTCTAAATTAGCAGGAAAAAAAGTCAATACATTGGTTTTCCCTAATTTAGAATCAGCAAATATCACTTATAAATTATTAAAAGAATTGTATAAAGTGAATTCAATTGGGCCTATCATGATGGGTATGGGCAAACCAGCTCACATCTTCCAATTAGGTGCAAGCGTTGAGGAAATGGTGAATATGTCAGCAATTGCTGTTATTGATGCACAGGAAAAAGAAATTAAAAAGAATAAAATAACACAATAAACGTTCTTACAAGGATTAAACAAATTTGTCGTAGTTTTATGGCATTTTTGTTATATTTGATACTAACAAACTATATTTATGATAGCACATTTGCAAGGGAGATTAGTAGAAAAAAATCCTACAGAAGTTGTAATTGATTGTGGAGGAGTAGGTTATCAGGTGAATATATCGCTGCACACCTTCTCCTTAATTCCAAATTCTGAAAATATAAAATTGTATACGCATCTTCAAATCAAAGAAGATGCGCATACTTTATATGGCTTTGCCGAAAAATCGGAACGCGAAATTTTTAGAATGCTGATTTCTGTTTCAGGAATTGGAGCTGGAATCGCAAGAACAATGCTTTCGTCTATAGAGCCAAAGCAAATTATAAATGCCATTGCATCTGGAGATGTAGGCATAATCCAATCTATCAAAGGAATTGGAAACAAAACAGCACAAAGAGTTATATTAGATTTAAA
This genomic interval carries:
- a CDS encoding type IX secretion system membrane protein PorP/SprF, producing the protein MKKLILVFMFFSIVSNAQQDAQYTQYMYNTIEVNPAYAGSRGALSVFGLYRTQWIGLDGAPETSTFSVNTPLRNSDLGLGVSLVNDKIGPTVENTLSADLSYTIPTSESWKLSFGIKGTANLFNIDINKLSYEDQDDPQFQNLKNKFSPNVGAGIYYHSDRAYIGLSVPNFIETNRYDSDDVAIFKEKINYYLIAGYVFNLDRLEYIKFKPALMAKMVEGAPLQVDVSGNFMFNDKFVLGLAYRWSASVSAMAGFQVTKGMYIGYGYDHETTQLRKYNSGSHEIFLRFEFFNNYNKMISPRFF
- a CDS encoding OmpA family protein encodes the protein MKAIKLILIFLLSSFISNVTAQNPFTTMNIKYADKKYEEYAYADAIKVYENLVNDQTTDQGIIQRLANSYYFNGELKSALKWYEQLFVINENQEAEYLYRYAQSLKSAGDYRKSDEILQKFNQKATSEKRADLIRNDKNYLEDIKENSGRFQIADAGVNSRYSDYGSVVYNNKIVFTSARDTGGVVKANFQWTNRSFSRLYTADLMPDGSVGIPQLLVKRKKDNFNESSPIFTKDGRTMYFTRNNFTDGKRRSNDKNVTLLKLYKAELIDNEWQNVKELPFNSDQYSTAHPALSPDEKTLYFASDMPGTLGQSDIYKVAINEDGTFGAPQNLGPAINTEARETFPFISEDNELYFASDGRPGLGGLDIFASRIKVNGTYDEVLNVGEPVNSKQDDFAFSIDSKSRSGYFSSNRENGQGLDDIYRFTETKRLICEQNLSGTVTDAETNEILANTALTLFNEKFDPVGTITTDEKGSYIFPDLRCGKKYTIRTARTDYNAKEVVVAILKEKGETTQMIALNKVFKPLTAKTVAIKKVTISPVKVGSIRVGVDIAKLLNLPMNFFDLGKATIKKTSEPQLMKVVNLLNEYPTMKLDIRSHTDSRSSSESNQILSEKRAQSTKNWLIQKGIGTDRLTAKGYGETQLVNKCADGVKCSEKEHMKNRRSEFIIVSM
- a CDS encoding CBS domain-containing protein; amino-acid sequence: MTVDQILKAKGRNVYSIFSNLTVYDALKVMGEKNIGAILVMDDNILKGILSERDYARKIVLKDKSSKETFVHEIMESHVFTVKLSDNLEDCMELMSEKRIRHLPVLEEGTVVGVISISDVVKAIIEIQKDTINHLNSYISQ
- a CDS encoding NADP-dependent malic enzyme; amino-acid sequence: MNKESKRREALLYHAEPTPGKIQVVPTKKYATQRDLSLAYSPGVAEPCLEIAANKEDVYKYTAKGNLVAVISNGTAVLGLGNIGPEAGKPVMEGKGLLFKIFSDIDVFDIEIDTENVEEFIQTVKNIAPTFGGINLEDIKAPESFEIERRLIEELDIPVMHDDQHGTAIISSAALINALELAGKKAEDVKMVVSGAGSAAIACTDLYVSLGVKVENILMYNSKGLLTKDNPSLSDLQLKYAIDGAKIPLDEAVKGADVFIGLSSGDILSPEMLLTMSHNPIVFAMANPNPEIDYNLAVETRKDVIMATGRSDFPNQVNNVLGFPYIFRGALDVRATKINEEMKMAAVKALAILAKEPVPEQVNVAYGATKLGFGQEYIIPKPFDPRLITVVAPAVARAAMESGVAKNPITDWAAYEDVLRERMGNDNKMVRLITNRAKVDPKRIVFAEADQLNVLKAAQIVYEDGIGFPILLGNKEQILELKAELGFDADLEIIDPKTDEEAERRNKFAKSFWEARGRRGVSKLDAEKFMRERNYFAAMMVNEGEADALVTGYSRSYPSVVKPMMQLIPKAQNASLIATANMMLTSRGPMFLSDTAININPSAQDLINIAIMTAKTARMFGIEPVIAMVSFSNFGSSTSESASKVREAVAYLHKNHPELIVDGEIQADFALNPEMLQEKFPFSKLAGKKVNTLVFPNLESANITYKLLKELYKVNSIGPIMMGMGKPAHIFQLGASVEEMVNMSAIAVIDAQEKEIKKNKITQ
- the ruvA gene encoding Holliday junction branch migration protein RuvA; amino-acid sequence: MIAHLQGRLVEKNPTEVVIDCGGVGYQVNISLHTFSLIPNSENIKLYTHLQIKEDAHTLYGFAEKSEREIFRMLISVSGIGAGIARTMLSSIEPKQIINAIASGDVGIIQSIKGIGNKTAQRVILDLKEKVVKLYNIDEVFAVQNNRNRDEALSALEVLGFVRKASEKVVERIVKEDPEATVETIIKKALKSL